CCACCACGGGCATAGCCGCCACCACCACGGCGGCGGCTGCGACGGCTGGGAAACCTTCGGGGCGGTCTGCGCCGGTCTGCTCGGCGTGGGCCTGATCGCCGCGGCCGTAAGCGACTGGGAACCGCCCGCGTGCCGCACTTACGCCGTCTATCCCCCGCCGCCCCCCCCTCCTCCCCCCGTCTACCACGGCCCCGTCGTCTACCCGGCTCCCCGCTACTGTCCTCCTCCGCCCGTGGTCTATTATCGGCCGGTCTACCGGTAACCGGGCCGGGAGAATTCCCGGAACTCAACCCGGCGGGAGATGGTATGGTGGACCCGGGCCGGCGGAGGAAATCAAGAACCGGGACCGGCCCCGCGCCGCCGCGGGGCCGATCCCCGTTATAGGGAGAGAAGACTATGGCCAGACTTGTCCCGCAGCCATCGCCGATCGAAGCCGCCGGGGATCCCCCCAAGGAGATCCGGGAATACATCGGGCTGGTCAACACCGGCACCGCCGCAGTGAGCGTCGCCAAAATGAACAGTCCCGGCGGCTGGCTCGAACCCCCGCAGACGCCCGAGTTCAGCGAATACACCCTGGTTCTCAAGGGCGAGTTGGAGGCCCGGTTGGGCGACCGGGTGCTCGCCGTCCGGGCCGGGCAGGCCCTTATCGTCGAAGCCGGGGAGACGGTGCAGTACGCCACCCCCGGGCCCGAAGGGGCCGAGTACGTCTCCGTCTGCGTCCCGGCCTTTTCGCCCGGGACCGTCCACCGCCGGGAATAAGTCCGGCTGATTTTCTTCGGATACAGTATGTTGGAACGAGCGTTGCTGAAACCGGCAAAGGAGGCGGGATGAAGGAGACGAGCGTCAAACTGGTCGTTTGGGCGAGCGCCCTGGCGGTTCTCCACGCCGCGGTCGCGGCGCCGAGCTGGCGACCGTTGTCTTCGGGAATGAACGACGATGTCGAAGCCCTGGTCTGCGGCGGTTCGGGGAATCTGTACGCCGGGGGCAGGTTCGATACCGCAGGGGGAGTGACGGTCAACCACGTCGCCAAGTGGGACGGAAACTCCTGGTCGGCGCTGGGTTCGGGAACGGACGGACCGGTTTATTCCCTGGCCCTCGATGGATCGGGAAACCTCTATGCCGGCGGTGGTTTTTATTGGGCCGGGGAGGTGGCGGCCAACCGTATCGCCAAGTGGGACGGGA
The nucleotide sequence above comes from bacterium. Encoded proteins:
- a CDS encoding cupin domain-containing protein; translation: MARLVPQPSPIEAAGDPPKEIREYIGLVNTGTAAVSVAKMNSPGGWLEPPQTPEFSEYTLVLKGELEARLGDRVLAVRAGQALIVEAGETVQYATPGPEGAEYVSVCVPAFSPGTVHRRE